One genomic window of Paramormyrops kingsleyae isolate MSU_618 chromosome 22, PKINGS_0.4, whole genome shotgun sequence includes the following:
- the ier2a gene encoding immediate early response gene 2 protein translates to MDVSAEAKRIMVQALGKLYSSRTQRGGLRLHRNLLLTLVMKSARDIYHSARTACENEAQSGSPLPDPQPQRTEEAMDTSDADGESCVSARTSEGKCKVTSANCKKSQEDKENSDPVRSDRHSRKRPSKAAAEPDFLPTKKARMETGEERHGARPGALRTTTGNCYRADETLTSLPMSRAITAF, encoded by the coding sequence ATGGACGTGAGCGCAGAGGCCAAGCGGATCATGGTCCAGGCTTTGGGCAAACTGTACAGCTCGCGCACCCAGCGGGGCGGACTGAGGCTCCACCGGAATCTGCTGCTCACCTTGGTCATGAAATCGGCCAGAGACATTTACCACAGCGCCCGAACTGCGTGCGAGAACGAAGCGCAGAGCGGCAGCCCCCTCCCTGACCCGCAGCCCCAGCGGACGGAGGAAGCGATGGACACCAGCGACGCCGACGGGGAGAGCTGTGTCTCAGCTCGGACCTCCGAAGGCAAGTGTAAGGTGACATCTGCGAACTGTAAAAAGAGCCAGGAGGACAAAGAGAACAGTGATCCCGTACGATCTGACCGCCACTCCAGAAAGCGGCCGAGCAAAGCGGCAGCCGAGCCCGACTTTCTCCCTACAAAGAAAGCGAGGATGGAAACGGGCGAGGAGAGACACGGCGCTCGGCCCGGGGCACTGAGGACGACCACGGGGAACTGCTATCGGGCTGACGAGACGCTGACTTCTCTGCCAATGTCCCGGGCAATTACCGCCTTCTGA